A genomic region of bacterium contains the following coding sequences:
- a CDS encoding PAS domain S-box protein, with translation MNRNVTPRGLKTAFALSLLVCLVGGGLYYRAEQARLKKQVSDNLMAVARYKVEQIVAWRAERLGDADILMRDESFAETVRRFIRDTRGNAAEAKRIRARFVALRGAYHYSNVMLLDRAGQQLFDLTGSGTPLDSLERPLLESALVAGRPLLDDLRAGPGPLTPHLDIVVPIVRADSLPPDRSAALVVLRMDADQFLYPLVQSWPTSSRSAETLIIRREDDSALFLNELRHVSGAAFKLRIPVSRQDVPAAMALRGQKGVVEGNDYRGVPVLAVIQAIPDSPWFMISKIDRSEALAEWRALSWLILSFLSVLATALVAAALTLWQRNAKVYYRDLYQTEQAWRVSEERYRITLMGVGDGVISTDARGCVELLNPVAESMTGWTQSEARGRPLEEVFRIVNEYSREPVDNPVRLVLSEGLVVGLANHTSLIARDGSEHPIADSGAPIRDADGKISGVVLVFRDQTDERRARQVLQQSESKFRSLYESMSEGLCLHDLVLDENGRPVDYRLLDVNPMFETITGLKKSEVVGRLGSAVYGTEVVPYLDVYARVAMGGSPTVFETYFPPMDKYFNIHVYSPGGGQFATVFQDISARKKAEMALHSREILLQEMGRLGKIGGWEFDVETLAGTWTEEVARIHDLDPRDPTSVQVGLSVYQGQMRQKIESAIDKAIHNAEPYDLELEMFTPAGNRKWVRTIGQPVMEDGKVVKLRGSFQDITGRKLAEEKSREDQARLDAALSSMTDAVFISDVEGRFTVFNDAFATFHRFRDKAECARNLAEYPDILEVFLASGEPAPLEMWAVPRALRGETVTNAEYRLKRKDTGETWVGSYSFSPIRDKDGVIIGSVVVGRDITEIKKAEKKLRESESRFRDLFETMTSGVAIYTSEDGENFYFSDLNPAGEKQSDVKKQEILGREVREIFPGLVKMGLYEVFRRVWKSGDSEFYPMTCYEDDRVSEWVENRVFKISKQEIVAIYDDVSERKKAAVQLEKNEKLLSKVFDILPVGLWLADGKGNLVRSNMMGRTIWGAEPLVGQEPYGVFKGRRLPSGQEIAPHEWALVRAVNQAETILDEMLEIDAFDGKKKIILNHAAPVLDDSGRVEAAIVVNQDITERIRSAEELRKSEEKISSILNDMLDAIYSVDARTDRLLQTNPSISRIFGRSMEDFYTNPKLYQEMVQPDDRPVIQQSLEELERDGRGEWSYRIVRPDGEVRWVAQRSRVVSGPDGVRLRIDSYFTDITEHKKEEMERERLEEQLIQAQKMESVGRLAGGVAHDFNNMLQTILGFTDMAIQDVPAGTALHESLQEIYRAAQRSNDLTRQLLAFARRQTIDPRVLDLNDTISAILKLLRRLIGEDIDLLWAPGRDIWKLKIDPSQIDQLLANLIVNARDAITGVGKITIETNNVTVDDAYCADHKGFAPGNFVKLTVSDNGCGMSKETLMHVFEPFFTTKGMGHGTGLGLATVYGIVKQNNGFINVYSEPGQGTTFKIYLPRCESEILQVAQPAERVKAKGGDETVLLVEDEETILNLNRKILERLGYNVLTAGGPIEAIRLTKEYEGHINLLITDVVMPDMNGRDLSQRILELKPGMKCLFTSGYTANVIAHHGVLDQGVNFIQKPFAVNDLARKIRETLDVSGQ, from the coding sequence TTGAACCGGAACGTCACTCCCCGTGGCCTTAAAACAGCTTTCGCCCTTTCCCTGCTGGTCTGTCTGGTCGGTGGAGGCCTCTATTACCGTGCCGAGCAGGCGAGGTTGAAAAAGCAGGTCAGCGACAACCTCATGGCAGTGGCGCGCTACAAGGTGGAGCAGATTGTCGCCTGGCGGGCGGAGCGTCTGGGCGATGCCGACATTCTGATGCGGGATGAATCCTTCGCGGAAACAGTGCGCCGGTTTATCCGGGACACCCGGGGGAATGCGGCTGAAGCAAAAAGAATACGCGCGAGATTCGTGGCCCTGAGGGGGGCTTACCATTACAGCAATGTCATGCTGCTCGACCGCGCCGGACAACAGCTTTTCGACCTTACCGGCTCTGGTACGCCCCTTGATTCGCTCGAAAGGCCGCTGCTGGAATCGGCGCTGGTCGCCGGCCGGCCCCTGTTGGATGACCTGCGGGCCGGTCCTGGCCCGCTGACGCCGCACCTGGATATCGTCGTCCCCATTGTCAGGGCCGACAGCCTGCCGCCGGACCGTTCCGCTGCGTTGGTGGTTCTCCGCATGGACGCGGACCAGTTCCTCTATCCTCTCGTGCAATCCTGGCCCACCTCCAGCCGCAGCGCCGAAACCCTGATCATAAGGCGGGAGGATGATTCCGCCCTGTTCCTGAACGAGCTGCGCCACGTAAGCGGGGCGGCATTTAAGCTTCGTATACCGGTTTCGCGGCAGGATGTGCCCGCGGCTATGGCCCTGCGCGGCCAGAAGGGGGTGGTGGAGGGCAACGACTACCGCGGGGTCCCGGTCCTGGCGGTGATCCAGGCGATACCGGATTCTCCCTGGTTCATGATCTCCAAGATTGACCGCTCCGAGGCCCTGGCCGAATGGCGGGCGCTGTCCTGGCTGATACTCAGTTTCCTGTCCGTGCTGGCCACCGCCCTGGTTGCAGCCGCGCTCACTCTCTGGCAGCGCAACGCCAAAGTGTACTACCGCGATCTCTATCAGACCGAACAGGCCTGGCGGGTCAGCGAGGAGCGCTACCGGATCACGCTGATGGGTGTGGGTGACGGAGTGATCTCAACTGATGCCAGGGGTTGCGTGGAGCTGCTCAATCCGGTGGCCGAGTCCATGACCGGATGGACACAGTCCGAGGCCAGGGGCCGCCCCCTGGAAGAGGTTTTCCGCATAGTCAACGAATATTCACGCGAGCCTGTCGATAACCCGGTGCGGCTGGTGCTCAGCGAGGGCCTGGTTGTCGGGCTGGCCAACCATACCTCTCTGATCGCGCGTGATGGGTCCGAGCACCCGATAGCCGACAGCGGCGCCCCGATCCGGGATGCGGACGGCAAAATCTCGGGCGTGGTGCTGGTTTTCCGTGACCAGACCGATGAACGGCGGGCCAGGCAGGTGTTGCAGCAGAGCGAATCCAAGTTCCGCAGCCTGTACGAGTCGATGAGCGAGGGGCTCTGCCTGCACGATCTGGTGCTGGATGAGAACGGCCGTCCCGTGGACTACCGCCTCCTGGATGTCAACCCGATGTTCGAGACGATAACTGGATTGAAAAAGAGTGAGGTGGTCGGACGGCTCGGCTCCGCGGTTTACGGGACAGAGGTTGTCCCGTATCTGGATGTCTATGCCCGGGTGGCGATGGGAGGCTCGCCGACTGTTTTCGAAACCTATTTCCCTCCGATGGACAAGTATTTCAATATCCATGTCTACTCCCCCGGGGGCGGACAGTTCGCCACGGTGTTCCAGGATATCTCCGCCCGCAAAAAAGCCGAGATGGCTTTGCACAGTCGTGAAATACTGCTGCAGGAGATGGGACGGCTGGGCAAGATCGGCGGCTGGGAGTTCGACGTAGAGACTCTGGCGGGGACATGGACCGAGGAAGTGGCCCGCATCCACGACCTCGACCCGAGGGACCCGACCAGCGTCCAGGTCGGCCTGAGCGTCTACCAGGGCCAGATGCGACAGAAGATCGAGAGTGCGATCGACAAGGCCATCCACAACGCCGAGCCCTACGATCTCGAGCTGGAGATGTTCACTCCCGCGGGCAACCGGAAATGGGTCCGCACTATCGGCCAGCCGGTGATGGAAGACGGGAAAGTGGTCAAGCTCAGGGGCTCGTTCCAGGACATCACCGGGCGCAAACTGGCGGAGGAAAAATCCAGGGAAGACCAGGCCCGTCTGGATGCCGCTCTGTCCAGCATGACCGACGCGGTGTTCATCTCGGACGTCGAGGGACGCTTTACGGTTTTCAACGATGCGTTCGCCACGTTCCACCGCTTCAGGGACAAGGCCGAGTGCGCCAGGAACCTGGCCGAGTATCCCGATATTCTGGAGGTGTTCCTGGCCAGCGGAGAGCCGGCCCCGTTGGAAATGTGGGCGGTCCCGCGTGCGCTGCGGGGCGAAACTGTGACCAACGCCGAGTACAGGCTCAAGCGGAAAGACACGGGCGAAACCTGGGTCGGCAGTTACAGTTTCAGCCCGATCCGCGACAAAGACGGCGTGATCATCGGGTCGGTGGTGGTGGGGCGCGACATCACCGAGATCAAGAAGGCCGAGAAGAAACTCCGCGAGAGTGAATCCCGTTTCCGCGATCTGTTCGAGACCATGACCAGCGGGGTGGCCATCTATACCTCGGAGGACGGCGAAAATTTCTATTTCAGCGACCTGAACCCTGCCGGTGAGAAGCAGAGCGATGTCAAAAAGCAGGAAATCCTGGGCCGGGAGGTGCGGGAGATATTCCCCGGCCTTGTTAAAATGGGGCTGTACGAGGTGTTCCGCCGGGTGTGGAAAAGCGGGGACTCCGAGTTCTATCCGATGACCTGCTACGAGGACGACCGGGTTTCGGAATGGGTCGAAAACCGGGTGTTCAAGATTTCGAAGCAGGAGATCGTCGCCATTTACGACGATGTCAGCGAGCGCAAGAAAGCCGCGGTGCAGCTCGAGAAGAACGAAAAGCTACTGAGCAAGGTTTTCGATATCCTGCCCGTGGGGCTCTGGCTGGCTGACGGTAAAGGCAACCTGGTGCGCTCCAACATGATGGGACGCACCATCTGGGGGGCGGAGCCGCTGGTGGGCCAGGAGCCGTACGGTGTGTTCAAGGGCCGGCGTCTGCCCTCCGGGCAGGAAATAGCCCCGCATGAATGGGCCCTGGTGCGGGCGGTCAACCAGGCGGAGACAATCCTGGACGAGATGCTGGAGATAGACGCTTTCGACGGTAAGAAAAAGATCATCCTCAACCATGCTGCTCCGGTGCTGGATGATAGCGGCAGGGTGGAGGCCGCGATCGTGGTCAACCAGGACATAACCGAGCGGATCAGGAGCGCTGAGGAACTTAGAAAGAGCGAGGAAAAGATCAGCTCGATCCTGAACGACATGCTCGATGCGATCTACTCGGTGGATGCCCGGACCGACCGCCTTTTGCAGACCAACCCCTCGATTTCCCGAATTTTCGGGCGGTCGATGGAGGATTTCTACACCAACCCGAAGCTATACCAGGAGATGGTTCAGCCGGATGACAGGCCGGTTATCCAGCAGTCCCTGGAGGAACTGGAGCGGGACGGCCGCGGAGAATGGTCCTACCGGATAGTCCGTCCGGATGGAGAGGTCCGCTGGGTGGCCCAGCGTTCGAGGGTAGTGAGCGGGCCGGATGGAGTCAGGCTGAGGATCGACTCCTATTTTACCGACATCACCGAGCACAAGAAAGAGGAGATGGAGCGGGAGCGGCTGGAGGAGCAACTGATTCAGGCGCAGAAAATGGAATCCGTGGGCCGTCTGGCCGGCGGTGTGGCCCACGATTTCAACAACATGCTCCAGACCATCCTCGGCTTCACCGACATGGCTATTCAGGACGTGCCGGCCGGGACTGCGCTGCATGAGAGCCTGCAGGAAATCTACCGCGCCGCACAGCGCTCCAATGACCTGACCCGCCAGCTCCTGGCCTTCGCCCGCCGTCAGACCATCGATCCGCGGGTGCTCGACCTGAACGACACGATTTCCGCGATCCTGAAACTCCTGCGGCGCCTGATCGGTGAGGATATCGACCTTCTCTGGGCCCCAGGCCGGGATATCTGGAAGCTGAAAATCGACCCCTCGCAGATCGATCAGCTCCTGGCCAACCTGATAGTCAACGCGCGGGATGCGATCACCGGGGTGGGGAAAATCACCATCGAGACCAACAACGTCACGGTGGATGATGCCTACTGCGCCGACCACAAGGGATTTGCCCCCGGCAATTTCGTCAAGCTCACAGTCAGCGACAATGGTTGCGGGATGAGCAAAGAGACGCTGATGCACGTTTTCGAGCCGTTTTTCACCACCAAGGGTATGGGCCACGGCACCGGTCTGGGGCTGGCCACGGTCTACGGTATTGTCAAGCAGAACAACGGTTTCATAAATGTCTACAGCGAGCCGGGGCAGGGGACCACGTTCAAAATCTACCTGCCGCGCTGTGAGTCGGAGATTTTGCAGGTCGCGCAGCCTGCGGAACGGGTCAAAGCCAAGGGCGGAGATGAGACGGTGCTGCTGGTCGAGGACGAGGAAACGATCCTCAACCTCAACCGCAAGATCCTGGAGCGCCTGGGCTACAATGTCCTGACCGCCGGGGGCCCGATCGAGGCGATCCGCCTGACAAAGGAGTACGAGGGCCACATTAACCTTCTGATCACGGATGTCGTGATGCCAGATATGAACGGCCGCGACCTGTCGCAGCGGATACTGGAACTCAAGCCGGGGATGAAATGCCTCTTCACCTCGGGCTACACGGCGAACGTGATCGCCCATCACGGCGTACTGGACCAGGGAGTGAATTTCATTCAGAAACCGTTTGCGGTGAATGACCTGGCCCGGAAAATCCGTGAGACCCTGGATGTGAGCGGGCAGTAA
- a CDS encoding carbon-nitrogen hydrolase family protein, translating into MLWSRMIHMQVAVMLLSLLTNAVGLLALEHPVVISTYQGPCRDGDFAANLAVVRRVIAQALERGSDFVVFPETFLSGYDSRDSMLKGARRLEDPELQAFIAESARHGMTVLVGLARLADEGVYNSELVLEGGQVLGVYDKVMLTEGDRDELGFLPGRSVPVFESHGARFAVSICHDTSFPHLSLLAKMKGAEILFTPHYNSIDAQRVDDHRIWVRNCHVGLACQMKLAVVRSNVVVTDKPGQPGLGDSFILSPQGEVLAGARLCRTELVTATVTPDMFRTPYVWADLNEVPQWLEKSLAEELERQAIVH; encoded by the coding sequence ATGCTCTGGTCCCGGATGATCCACATGCAGGTCGCGGTCATGCTCCTTTCTCTGCTCACAAATGCCGTGGGTTTGCTGGCCCTGGAGCATCCAGTGGTCATTTCCACCTACCAGGGTCCCTGCCGGGACGGCGATTTCGCGGCCAACCTGGCCGTGGTGCGCCGGGTGATCGCCCAGGCCCTGGAACGGGGCAGCGATTTTGTGGTGTTTCCCGAGACTTTCCTCTCCGGCTACGACTCGCGCGACAGCATGCTCAAGGGCGCCCGCAGGCTGGAGGACCCCGAGCTGCAAGCGTTTATCGCCGAGAGCGCCCGACACGGCATGACTGTGCTGGTGGGCCTGGCCCGGCTTGCGGATGAGGGTGTCTACAACTCGGAGTTGGTGCTGGAGGGTGGCCAGGTGCTGGGGGTCTACGACAAGGTGATGCTGACCGAGGGCGACCGGGACGAGTTGGGTTTCCTGCCCGGCCGGAGCGTGCCGGTGTTCGAATCTCACGGGGCGCGTTTCGCGGTCTCGATCTGCCACGACACCTCGTTCCCGCATCTGTCGCTCCTCGCTAAAATGAAAGGCGCCGAGATACTGTTCACCCCGCACTATAACTCGATAGACGCCCAGCGGGTGGATGACCATCGTATCTGGGTGCGCAACTGCCATGTGGGGCTGGCCTGCCAGATGAAGCTGGCGGTGGTGCGCTCCAACGTGGTGGTGACAGACAAGCCGGGCCAGCCGGGCCTGGGCGACAGTTTCATCCTGAGCCCACAGGGCGAGGTCCTGGCCGGGGCGCGCCTGTGCCGCACCGAGCTGGTCACGGCCACGGTGACACCTGATATGTTCCGCACGCCCTATGTCTGGGCCGACCTGAACGAGGTGCCGCAGTGGCTTGAAAAGAGCCTGGCCGAGGAATTGGAACGTCAAGCCATAGTCCATTGA
- a CDS encoding AraC family transcriptional regulator, producing the protein MNPTVSFKDFPSIPEYRYFDPDFDFYIERELMKSSTCGMHSHAFTELAIIMGGTVVHCTRSGEYQLGAGDVFVIQPQIEHAYREARNLYLCNIMYNLELLEAFHDLEQIPGYHALFSLEPFFRRQHRFESRLHLKSEELANVSRMITEMKCEFEEKKPGHKPALKALLIQLIVSLSRQYSLQKTGKTARLLPLAESVAFMEENFSQKLNLRDLAGIACMSVPNFIRVFKETYQDTPIDYLIRLRVQKAAGLLQSGGESITVVALKAGFSDGNYFSRAFRRITGRTPREFRQSQRT; encoded by the coding sequence ATGAACCCGACAGTCTCATTCAAGGATTTCCCCTCGATCCCGGAGTACAGGTATTTCGATCCTGATTTCGATTTTTACATCGAGCGGGAGCTGATGAAAAGCTCGACCTGCGGGATGCACTCCCACGCTTTCACCGAGCTGGCGATCATCATGGGCGGCACGGTGGTGCACTGCACCCGTTCGGGCGAGTACCAGCTCGGCGCCGGGGACGTCTTTGTCATCCAGCCGCAGATCGAGCACGCATACCGCGAGGCGCGGAACCTGTACCTCTGCAACATCATGTACAACCTGGAGCTGCTGGAGGCTTTCCACGACCTGGAGCAGATACCGGGCTACCACGCTCTTTTCTCGCTGGAGCCGTTCTTCCGACGGCAGCACCGTTTCGAAAGCCGCCTTCACCTGAAAAGCGAGGAACTGGCGAACGTCTCACGGATGATTACCGAGATGAAATGCGAATTCGAGGAGAAGAAGCCGGGGCATAAGCCCGCGCTCAAGGCGCTCCTGATCCAGTTGATCGTGTCCCTGTCGCGTCAGTATTCACTGCAGAAAACCGGCAAGACCGCCCGGCTGTTGCCCCTGGCCGAAAGCGTGGCTTTCATGGAGGAAAATTTCAGCCAGAAACTCAACCTCCGCGATCTGGCCGGGATCGCCTGCATGTCGGTTCCCAATTTCATCCGGGTCTTCAAGGAAACCTACCAGGACACACCCATCGACTACCTGATACGGCTCAGGGTGCAGAAAGCGGCCGGACTGCTCCAGAGCGGCGGTGAGTCGATCACCGTGGTGGCGCTCAAGGCGGGCTTTTCGGACGGGAACTACTTTTCCCGGGCCTTTCGGCGGATCACCGGACGGACCCCGCGTGAATTCAGGCAGAGCCAGCGCACCTGA
- a CDS encoding T9SS type A sorting domain-containing protein, which yields ELLALGANAASLPKAFSLMQNSPNPFNPSTSIKFEVPEGATEHVSLSVFDVRGRKVATLIDGQVDPGIHVVFWEGTDQAGRKLPSGVYFYRLNAGNFERVRKMVMLK from the coding sequence GAGCTCCTGGCCCTGGGCGCCAACGCCGCATCGCTGCCCAAGGCTTTCAGCCTGATGCAGAATTCACCCAACCCGTTCAACCCCTCCACCTCGATCAAGTTCGAGGTGCCCGAGGGCGCGACGGAGCATGTCAGTCTGAGCGTGTTCGATGTACGCGGACGGAAAGTGGCCACCCTGATCGATGGCCAAGTCGATCCCGGCATTCACGTTGTGTTCTGGGAGGGGACCGACCAGGCGGGGCGCAAGCTCCCCAGTGGAGTGTATTTCTACCGCCTGAATGCCGGGAATTTCGAGCGGGTCCGTAAAATGGTCATGCTGAAATAG
- a CDS encoding methyl-accepting chemotaxis protein yields the protein MKMNLGAKIGGGFGGLLLITMVLGLMAVWIMWSVKTDTRILDQEQMPQTEVANNIERYSLLAMYGMRGFTNTYEQKYYEDAHSNLEKAQASLGEALKLAESSESQSGFKEAVTQVKQSLDEYASLVNESTGTINQILASQKAMEQNKEIFLKTCSDFLEAQNQMMNEDIAARKSQDKLAERQKKIKMTTDIRGLGNQLMVATWEAQQKRDPKVIEAVQGNFDTIEKTLHELRAITVREVNIRQIDANLEASSNYKKALGDYFSNWSKLQQLTEQRRVVSSTLLSQVQKTSADGIALARKAAGSANSALSSASAVMVIGLIVALILGFFLAAYITRMITKPIADVTKSAQAIARGDLSRECLICQNDEVGQLAEAFQEMISALKEKATAARHISEGNLETRVSVASSVDVLGNSMVMMIESLRKMNEEVKGLTQAALEGQLDTRADASQHKGEFGGMIGGINRLLDAILDPIKEGAAVLSNAAAKDLTQRVMGNYKGQLADLKDNINTTVEALDRALTQVSESIEQVTAASGQISAGSQNLAQGANEQASALEEVSSSLEEMSSMTRQNSDNAEQAKNLANAARESSGRGTEAMTRMTDSINRIKTSSDQTAKIVKTIDEIAFQTNLLALNAAVEAARAGEAGKGFAVVAEEVRNLAQRSAAAAKDTAGMIEEAVKNANGGVSITEEVAAILSEITEGSGKVSDLLKEIAAAAKEQAQGVDQINDSVAQMDKVTQQNASNSEESASAAEELSSQAEELRRMISEFKLSLENRQATMKQPRTEIAKPSTTNRLKPRALSGKASGNGHRSANGHNGHNGHKSLAPALQHSKSTDKIIPLDEDEDFSEF from the coding sequence ATGAAGATGAATCTGGGTGCGAAAATCGGCGGCGGTTTCGGCGGGCTTCTGCTGATCACGATGGTTCTGGGTCTGATGGCGGTCTGGATCATGTGGAGTGTCAAGACCGACACCCGGATCCTGGACCAGGAACAGATGCCGCAGACCGAGGTGGCCAACAACATCGAGCGCTACTCGCTGCTGGCGATGTATGGTATGCGCGGCTTTACAAACACATATGAACAGAAATATTACGAGGATGCCCATAGCAACCTGGAGAAAGCCCAGGCCAGTCTGGGCGAGGCTTTGAAACTGGCCGAATCCTCCGAATCCCAATCCGGGTTCAAAGAGGCCGTAACTCAGGTTAAGCAGTCGCTGGATGAATATGCCTCTCTGGTCAATGAAAGTACGGGCACGATCAACCAGATACTGGCAAGCCAGAAAGCCATGGAGCAGAACAAGGAGATATTCCTGAAAACCTGCTCGGATTTTCTGGAAGCGCAGAACCAGATGATGAACGAGGATATCGCGGCCCGCAAAAGCCAGGACAAACTGGCCGAGCGTCAGAAGAAAATCAAGATGACCACGGATATCCGCGGCCTGGGCAACCAGCTCATGGTGGCTACCTGGGAGGCGCAGCAGAAGCGTGATCCAAAGGTTATCGAGGCCGTGCAGGGTAATTTCGACACGATCGAGAAAACCCTGCACGAGCTGCGGGCCATCACAGTCCGGGAAGTCAACATCCGGCAGATTGACGCCAACCTGGAAGCCAGCAGCAATTACAAGAAAGCTCTGGGTGATTACTTCTCCAACTGGTCCAAGCTTCAGCAGCTCACCGAGCAGCGGAGAGTGGTCAGCAGTACCCTGCTCAGTCAGGTGCAGAAAACCTCGGCGGACGGGATAGCCCTGGCGCGCAAGGCGGCAGGCAGCGCCAATTCCGCGCTGTCGAGCGCCTCAGCGGTGATGGTGATCGGCCTGATCGTCGCCCTGATCCTGGGCTTCTTCCTGGCGGCCTACATTACCCGCATGATCACCAAACCTATCGCGGATGTCACCAAGAGCGCCCAGGCCATCGCAAGGGGTGATCTGTCGAGGGAGTGCCTGATTTGCCAGAACGACGAGGTCGGCCAACTGGCCGAGGCTTTCCAGGAAATGATCTCGGCCCTGAAAGAAAAGGCCACCGCCGCCCGTCATATCTCCGAGGGCAACCTCGAAACACGTGTCAGCGTGGCCTCCAGCGTGGATGTGCTGGGCAATTCCATGGTCATGATGATCGAGAGCCTGCGCAAGATGAACGAGGAAGTGAAAGGCCTGACCCAGGCGGCCCTGGAGGGACAGCTCGACACCCGCGCTGATGCCTCGCAGCATAAGGGCGAGTTTGGCGGTATGATCGGCGGCATCAACCGTCTGCTCGACGCCATTCTCGACCCGATCAAGGAGGGCGCCGCGGTGCTGTCCAATGCGGCGGCAAAGGACCTGACCCAGCGGGTCATGGGCAACTACAAGGGCCAGCTCGCCGACCTGAAAGACAACATCAACACCACGGTGGAGGCGCTGGACAGGGCCCTCACCCAGGTCTCCGAATCGATCGAGCAGGTCACAGCGGCCAGCGGCCAGATTTCCGCCGGCAGCCAGAACCTGGCCCAGGGCGCCAACGAGCAGGCCAGTGCGCTGGAAGAGGTCTCCTCCAGCCTGGAGGAGATGTCCTCCATGACCCGCCAGAACTCCGACAACGCCGAGCAGGCCAAGAACCTGGCCAACGCCGCCCGCGAGTCCTCCGGCCGGGGCACCGAGGCCATGACGCGCATGACCGATTCGATCAACCGGATCAAGACCTCCAGCGACCAGACCGCCAAGATCGTCAAGACCATCGACGAGATCGCGTTCCAGACCAACCTTCTGGCCCTGAACGCCGCGGTGGAGGCTGCCCGCGCCGGTGAGGCCGGCAAGGGCTTCGCCGTGGTGGCCGAGGAAGTGCGCAACCTGGCACAGCGTAGCGCCGCTGCGGCCAAGGATACGGCCGGGATGATCGAGGAAGCGGTGAAGAACGCCAACGGCGGCGTGTCGATCACCGAGGAGGTGGCCGCGATCCTGTCCGAGATCACCGAGGGGTCGGGCAAGGTCAGCGACCTGTTGAAAGAGATAGCCGCCGCGGCCAAAGAACAGGCCCAGGGTGTGGACCAGATCAACGACTCCGTGGCCCAGATGGACAAGGTGACCCAGCAGAACGCCTCCAATTCGGAGGAGTCGGCCAGCGCCGCCGAGGAGCTGAGCAGCCAGGCCGAGGAGCTGCGCCGGATGATCAGCGAGTTCAAGCTGAGCCTGGAAAACCGCCAGGCGACCATGAAACAGCCGCGGACCGAGATTGCCAAGCCCTCGACCACCAACCGTCTGAAGCCCCGCGCCCTGAGCGGCAAGGCTTCCGGCAACGGGCATCGCTCGGCCAACGGCCACAACGGCCACAACGGCCACAAGAGCCTGGCTCCCGCCCTGCAGCACAGCAAATCCACGGACAAGATCATCCCGCTGGATGAGGACGAGGATTTCAGCGAGTTCTGA
- a CDS encoding amidohydrolase, with amino-acid sequence MRNETTRNPFTRRLTFLILTALCCVAAGHAAAEGQSRLDSLRARPKIDAHAHIFGVPAGQDSLLVGMLKSQNMKWLDICTFALNEPGFEQQVLLAKKFHAQHPQQVAWAVSFPLDGWGQPGWTDRALGTIRDGFAAGAVAVKVWKDFGMVLRDPDSNFVRVDDPRLDTLFAVIQSQGHTLVAHIGEPRNCWLPLDSMTVEGDRSYYRDNPQYHGYGLPGIPGYAVHVAARDNLLARRAGLRVVGCHLGSLEYDVDSLALRLEQYPNFAVDLAGRIVHLQVQDREKVRRFVLRYQDRILYGTDNLVGDNSQPLGAQLEHFERVYDSDYRYFATDEEIEAPEVRAGYVCRGLDLPLEVLDKIFYSNAVRWYPGI; translated from the coding sequence ATGCGCAACGAGACCACAAGGAACCCGTTTACCCGCAGACTGACCTTTCTGATACTGACAGCCCTCTGCTGCGTCGCGGCGGGACACGCGGCGGCAGAGGGGCAGTCGCGGCTGGACTCCCTGCGCGCCAGGCCCAAGATCGACGCCCACGCCCACATTTTCGGCGTGCCGGCCGGACAGGACAGCCTGCTTGTCGGCATGCTGAAGAGTCAGAACATGAAATGGCTGGATATCTGCACCTTCGCGCTCAACGAGCCGGGTTTCGAGCAGCAGGTGCTGCTGGCAAAAAAGTTCCACGCGCAGCACCCGCAGCAGGTGGCCTGGGCCGTCTCGTTCCCGTTGGACGGCTGGGGACAGCCGGGTTGGACCGACCGCGCGCTGGGAACGATCCGGGACGGTTTCGCCGCCGGGGCGGTGGCGGTCAAGGTCTGGAAGGATTTCGGCATGGTGCTGCGCGACCCGGATTCGAACTTTGTCAGGGTGGATGACCCCCGTCTGGACACCCTGTTCGCCGTGATCCAGAGCCAGGGGCACACCCTGGTGGCGCATATCGGCGAGCCGCGGAACTGCTGGCTGCCGCTGGATTCGATGACAGTGGAGGGCGACCGCAGTTACTATCGGGACAATCCGCAGTACCACGGCTACGGTCTGCCCGGAATCCCAGGCTACGCGGTGCATGTGGCCGCGCGTGACAATCTGCTGGCCCGCCGTGCCGGGCTGCGCGTGGTGGGCTGCCACCTGGGCAGCCTGGAGTATGATGTCGACTCGCTGGCCCTGCGGCTGGAGCAATACCCGAATTTCGCCGTGGACCTGGCCGGACGGATCGTGCACTTGCAGGTGCAGGACCGCGAGAAAGTGCGCCGTTTTGTACTGCGCTACCAGGACCGCATCCTCTACGGCACGGATAACTTGGTGGGAGATAACAGCCAGCCGCTCGGAGCGCAGCTCGAACATTTCGAGCGGGTCTACGACTCGGATTACCGTTATTTCGCCACAGATGAGGAAATCGAGGCCCCGGAAGTCCGGGCGGGCTATGTCTGCCGCGGCCTCGACCTGCCGCTGGAGGTGCTCGACAAGATATTCTATTCCAATGCGGTGCGCTGGTATCCGGGCATCTGA